The nucleotide sequence TCGCCGCGCTTGAGGAACGGGAGCGGGCGGTGGGTCAGTTCGCGGTTCAGGTGCAGGTTCAGGTAGACGGGCAGGTCGTCGACCATCGCCAGGTCCTGGAACACCGTCTCGATGCCCAGTGACCTCGCGTGCACCACCGACTTCAGCGTCGTCGGCTCGCCTTCGAACAGGATGCGGCCGCCGTCGGGCTGGTGGTAGCCGGTGAGGATCTTGATCAGCGTCGACTTCCCGGCGCCGTTGTCCCCGATGAGCCCGAGGACCTCGCCGCGCCGCACGTGGAGGGTGATGTCGGCGAGCGCGGTGACCGGGCCGAACTGCTTGCGGACCCCCTCGACCCGGATGACGTCGGCGGTCATGTCAGCTCCCGGGAGCCGGCGCGCTTGCGCACCATGATCAGGGTCACGTTGAGCACCATCGCGACCAGGATGGCGGCGCCGAGGACGATGTTGAACGCGTTCGCGCTGACCCCGGTCAGGTTGAACCCGTCGAACACGATGCCGAGCAGCAGCGCGCCGAGGAACGCGCCGACCACCGTGCCGGATCCGCCGAGCAGCGCCGTGCCGCCGATCACGGCCGACGCGACCGCGAAGAACATCGTGGTGAACCCGCCGTTGGTCGGGTCGTACGAGCCGACCCGGGTGCCCTGCAGGATGCCGGCGAGCCCGGCCAGGGTGCTGGTGATCGCGAAGTTGACCACCTTCACGCGGTTCACCGCGATGCCGGACTCCGCGGCGCCGACCGGGTTCCCGCCGGTGGCCTGGGTGTGGATGCCGAACCGGGTCGCCGAGAGCACCACCTGCATGACGACGACCACCCCGGCCGCCCACAGGAACTCGGTCCAGCGCGCGCCCCCGAAGACGTCGACCACCCAGCTGTCCTTCGGCGCACCGACCGGGCGGGCGTTCGAGATGATCAGGACCAGGCCCTGCAACAGGAACGCCATGCCCAGGGTGGTGATGAACGACGGGATGTTCAGCAGGGTCCGGATCAGCCCGTTCACCACCCCGACCAGCGTGCTCACCACGATCGCGCCGGGCAGCGCGAGCCACAGCGGCCAGCCGTTGACGAAGAACAGCATGAGCAGGAACGGGGCGAGGGTGAACACGAACCCGGCGGAGAGGTCGATTTCGCCGCAGATCAGCAGCATCACCTGCCCCGCGGCGATGATCGCCCACGGGGCGACGTACTGGGCGATCGTCTGGTAGTTGTCCGGGGAGTTGAACGCGGCACTGGTCACCGTGAAGTAGCTTCCGGCGGCGATCGTGACCAGCAGGATGCTGAGTTCCTTGACCCGCATCACGCCGAGCAGCCAGGGTCTCATCGACATCCCCCCGCTACCGGCCCGGCACCGACGCCGGCGGCAGCGGGATCGCGCTCGGCATCCCGATGACGTCCTTGTTGTCGCCGCCCTCGAACCGGCTGTGGGCCGTCGCGTACGGGCCGACGTTCTCCTTGGTGACGAACGTGAGGCCGGTGTCGGTGGCCGGCGGCGCGACCAGCGTGCCGGACAGCCGGAACAGGTACAGGTAGAGCACGGACAGGAACCCCTGCAGGTACGGGGACTGGTCGATGGTGAAGTCGAGCGCGCCGCCCTTGACTCCGGCGACCGTGTCGTCGAGCAGGTCGAATCCGCCGGCGCCGACCTTGCCCGCCAGGCCGCGATCGGCGACCAGCTTCGCGCACGCGGCGGTGCTGCCGGCGTCGACCGCGTAGATCCCCTTCGCCGCGGAGTTCCCGGTGAACGCGGCGGTCATCGCGTTCAGCTCGCCGGCCTGCTCGGCCCCGGTGTTCACCGACTGGACGCGCACGCCGGGCGCGGTCTGCTTCAGCGCATCGGTGATGCCGTCCAGCCGCGGCTGGACGTTGTTGCCGCCCGGCTGGGAGATGCCGACCAGGATGTCCCCGGAGGTGATCTTCTGCGCGATGCGCTGTCCCATCCGGAAACCGGAGAGGTACAGGTCCTGGCCGACGTAGGTGAGCGGGTAGTTGCCGGCCGCACTGGCGTTGTAGGCGATCACCGGGATGCCCTGGCCCAGCGCCCGCTTGGTGAGCTCGACGAAGGCGTGGTCGTCGGTCAGCGCGACGGCGATGCCGTCGACCTTGCTGTTGATCGCGGTCTCCATCGCGCTCGCCATCTGGGCGACGTTGCCGTTTTCCGAGCCGGTCCACTGGGGCTCGGGCACGCCGAGCAGCGCCGCCGCGTCGGCGAGCCCGGACCGGGTCGGGACGAAGAAGGAGTTGGTGGTGACGTGGTTGACGAACACGAACCGCCACCCCGGATTGCCTGGGAACGGCCCGGAATGCCCGCCGTTCTGGGCTTGCTGGACCCCGGTGCACGCGGACAGCACGGCGCCGGCGGCCACCACGCCACCGCCCGCGCCGAGGTACTTCAACACCGCTCTCCGGGAACTGGCGCCTGGTTCGGACATCATCGGAGTGACCCCCATTCAGCTCAGCGGCAGCGCGGGAATCCTCGGCTGACCACCGGTGGATTTCCTGCCCTGCACCGCAATCGACGTTCCTGCCTCCGGCGGCCGAGGTGCCGCCGTCCGCGCGCTGCCGGCCCTTGCCGGATCCCTGGTCACCGGCTGCCCCGGCCGCGTCGCCGCAGCTGCCGGAGTGCGGCGGCGAGAACCGCACCGGGATCGGGCGCCAAGGCCTCCTGCGCCCGCAGGGTGCGGCGCAACTCGTCGAGATCGGCCATCGCACTCTCCTCCGCCCCGGGCCGCTGTCCCCGGGAGAACCCTTCGCACCGCACACCCTCAAGACGCCGCCTGCCGCGCACTCTGTTGCGCCGGCGTCCGAGATTCTGGGAGCGGTCCCACGGCTCGCCGGGAATTTCCGGCGGAAACGCAACAGGATGCCGGGGTCGGCGCATCTGACTTGATGTGCACTTCGAAGAGTTCGCACGGGCGGAACTGCCCGGATCGGTGCGGTTCGCGGCCGTCCTGACCGGCGACCGCGAACTGGCGCAGGACGTGGTGCAGGACGCGCTCGTGCGCGCGCACCAGCAGTGGCGCCGGGTGGCCGCGGCCGACCGGCCGGAGCTGTACCTGCGGAAGATGGTGGTCAACGGCTACCTCTCCTGGCGACGCCGCTGGTACCAGCGCTCGGTGCAGGCCACGCCGGACGTCACGACGTTCGCCGAAGCGGCCACTCCCGACCACGCGGACCGGATCGTCGACGCCGACCGGCTCGCCCGGCTGCTGGGCGCCCTCTCGCGGGCGCAGCGGGCCGCGATCGTCCTGCGGTTCTACGAAGACCTCGACGACAGCGAGATCGCCGAGGTGCTCGGGTGCGCGGTCGGCACCGTCCGCAGCCACATCTCCCGGGGGCTCGGCGCCCTTCGCGTCCAAATCGCGGACGGCAAGCAGGTCGCGTGCTGACCGCCCCGGAAACCTCGAGGAAAGGACAGCCGGTGCGAAGCCGACGACAGAGCAAGGCCTTGCTGGTCAGCGTCCTGATCGCGGCCGTGATCCTGCCCGCCGCGCCGGCGTTCGCGGCCACGCCGGAGCGGGTACCGGTTCGCTGGCTGGAGGGCACCCGATCCACCCACGTGGTCCACGACGGGACCGACACCGGGCCGGCCGATCCGGCGGCCCCGGTCACCGCCCAGGTGTTCCTCGCGGGCGACTCCCGCAGCTTGGCCGCCTACGCACGCGCGGTGTCGGACCCGCGTGATCCCCGCTACGGCCACTACCTGACCCCCGAGCAGACCCGCGCCCGCTTCGGGCCGGCGCAGCGCCGCATCGACGCGGTCAGCGCGTGGCTGCGCGGCACCGGCCTGTCGATCGTCAGCGCCGACTCGCGGGCCGTCGTCGCCCAGGGCACGCTCGCGCAGGCGGGCGAGGCGTTCGGCACCCGCTTCCGCACCTACACCCTTTACGGCATCCCGTTCCGGGCGGCGGTGGATCCGGTCACCGTGCCCGCGGCGGTCGGCCAGGACGTCCTGACCGTCACCGGACTCACCGTCGCGACCGGGACCGGCCGCCCGCCGGGTCCGCCTCCCGGAAGCGGGTCCCGCAAGGCCCCCCGCGCCGCCGCCCGGGCGACGGTGCCCACCAGCCCCTGCCCGGACCACTACGGCGACACCCCGGCCACCGACCTCCCGCCCGCCTACGGGCATCCCGCGCAATGGGCGCCGTGCGGGTACACGCCGCGCCAGGTGCGCGACGCCTACGGGATCACCGGGACCGGCCTCACCGGCAAGGGCGTGACGATCGGGATCATCAGCATCGGCAACGAAATCAACACCCTGCCCGACGCCAACCGCTTCGCGACCGAGCACGGCGAGCCGCCGTTCGCCCCCGGCCAGTTCACCGCCTACATCCCGGCCGACGCCCGGCCCGAGGAGGCCAGCGGCGAGTTCGCCATGGACGTCCAGGCCGCCCACGCGATCGCCCCCGAGGCGAACATCGCCTTCGTGGTGGGTTCCCGTGCCCGCTACGGCGACGACGTGCTGGACTCGATCGTCCAGATCGTCGACCGGCACCTCGCCGACGTCGTGTCCGGCTCGGTCACCGTCGGCGCCACCCCCGGCGAGGCCCCGGACGCCATCGGGGCGTACGAACGCGCGTTCCAGGAAGCCGCGGTCGAGGGCATCACGGTCACCTTCGCCAGCGGCGACTCCGGCGGCGGCGGCATCGTCGACTACCCGCCGTCCAGCCCGTGGGTGACCGCGGTGGGCGGCACCACGCTGGCGATCGGGCCCGGCAACTCCTACCGGTGGGAAATCGGCTGGGCGACCGACGAAGTGCCGCTGTCCGGCGACGGCAGCTCGTGGGAGGCGGCGCCGCCCGGCTACCAGGGCAAGGCCTCCGGCGGCGGGACCAGCACCGTGTTCCCGCAGCCGTTCTACCAGCGCGGCGTCGTGCCCGCGTCGTTCGCCGGGTCCCCGGCGATGCGCACGCTGCCCGACGTCGCCGCCCTGGCGGACCCCGACTTGTGCCTGCTCATCGGCGAAACCGAGTACAACGTCGACGACAGCCTGTCCTACAAGGTGGGCAACGGGGGCGGCACGAGCCTGTCCTCGCCGGCCTTCGCCGGGGTCGAGGCCCTCCTGGTCCAGGCACACGGTCCCCTCGGCTTCGCGAACCCGGCTTTGTACGCCCGGCCTCTGTCGGCTTACCACGCCATCGACGGCAATCCCGCCGGGACGCCGGACACGGTGGCGTTCGCGGTCGAGAAGTACGGGTTCGTCGACCTGATCACGCCCGGGCAATACGCGGACGCGAACCTGGTCTACGCACCGGGCTACAACACGGTCACCGGCCTGGGCTCCCCCACCCGGGCACTGATCGAGTCCTTCCGGCGGCACCGGCCCTAGGCGAACCGCTCCCAAGCCGACTGGCGGGTCATGCCCAGTGCCTCGCCGATCTGGGACCACGTGCCGCCCAAGGCGCGGGCCTTGCCCACCCAGGCCGCCAGGTTGTCCTGGACCTGGGTGCTCGCCGCCGAGACCGGGCGCAGGTTCGAGAGCACTTGCTCCAGGGGCAGGTCGTGCTCCCACGGCGCGATGAGCGGCACGTCCGCCGGCTTGCCTTCGATCACCGACACGCACAGCTGCACGCACCCGTCGCAGATGAACACGCCCGGGCCGGCGACCAGCGTGTCCACTTCCGTGTTGGGCTTCGAACAGAACGAGCAGCGCGCGAACACCGCAGCACTCATCAGGCCTCCCTTGTCAGGCGCGACCTTACAGTCGTAAGGGAGCTCCTGACAAGAGAAAGGCCGCCGTCCACTCGGACAGCTCTGTCAGCCGGCCGGTCAGCTCCTCGATCTCCGCCCAGCGACGGTGTTCGCGCTCCAGGTCCGGCACCAGGAAGTCCTCCACCAGCAGCAGGAGCGTCGCCATTTCGTAGGCGACGTCGGCGAGCTGGAGGAACGGCCGGTACTGCGCCTCCGTGCCCGCCCCGTGCCGCGCGGCCCAGTCGCGGGCGCCGTGGCCGGCGGTGCGGCACACCGCCTCCACCGTGCGCCGCAGGTCGGCGCGGCGGGAGCCGGGTGGTCCTTCGGTCAGCGGGGCGACGTTCCAGGCCACCGACAGCAGGCAGCACCCGGCGTCGTCCATCGACTCGTTCATCACCGGACGTACTCTGCTGACCGGCACGCACAGTGCCGCCGTTCCGACTCGCCGGCTCACCCCATCGTGTGACCGGCCGGCCCGGATCGGGTGAGCATCGGCACCGAGACGAAGTCCGCGAGTGCCTGCTGGCCGGCGGCGTTCGCGTGGATGCCGTCCCCGTTGTCGTAGGCCGGCCGGATGCTGTTCGGTTTCAGGGGATCGGCCAGCACCGTGTCGAAGTCGACGACGCCGGAACACGTTCCGCCGCAGGTGTTCCAGCGCTCGACGAACAGCGCGATCTCGTGCCGGGCCAGGTTCGCCTGGTCGCCGTACCCCGGCCTCGGCGTGCTCGGCGTGACGTACACCGAGATCCCGGCCGCTCGCAGCCGCGCGAACACCGAACGGTAGCTGTCGAGGATCGTCGCCGCGTCGCAGCCGTACGCCAGGTCGTTGGTTCCGTAGTAGTAGAGGACGGCCGTGACGCCGTGCAGCGCCAGGACGTCCCGGTCCAGCCGGCTCGCCGCATCCAGGCCCGCGACCGAGGGCGGCATCCCCGGGCACGAGCGGGCGCTCGTCGTGCCGGAGACGCCGGCGTTGGCCACGGCGAGCGGCGCGGACGAGGTGACGATCCGCCGCGCCAGGTCGTCGGTCCACCGGCGGTTCGTGCCGGGCTCGGTGCAGCCGGAGCCACAATTGGTGCTGCCGATGCCGTCGACGACCGAGCTGCCGAACGGGACGACGACGCCCCGCAAAGCCGCGTTGTGCACGTCGACGGCGCTGACGACGTACGTGGCGCCCACCGTGGCCGTGAAGGCGTCGCCCGAAGCGTCGCCGGCGTGGTCGCCCGAGCCCGGCGGCGTCAGGTAGTTGTCGCGCAACGCCGCGCCGTGGCGGCCGGGCACGGCGGTCCCGTCGACCGCCATGCTCACCGCGAGGTCGGAGTCCGGGCGCGTCGCGAGCCGCGTCTCGTCGCTCCAGACCTCGCCACCCGCCGGGATCGTGACGGCGGGCCGCCCGAAGAAGGTCAGGTCACGGACCCCGGTGACGGCGGCGCCGCCCGCGCTCGGCCCGGCGGTGGCGTGCCCGATGGTCAGCGGCCCGGTGCCGAAGGTGTTCTGGAACCGGACGCGCACCGCGTCGCCGCCCTGGCTGAGGTGGGTGATCATCCGCAGCGACTGGCCGGTGACCGCCGTGTCGGCCCGGCCGTCCTGGGACTGCGCCCACGACGTGAACCACGTCCGGCCGGCCCCGGCGGCGCCCGGAGCGGAGACGACGGCGGCCGCGGCCACGGACACCGCGGCGAGGACGGCGAACCTGCGCACGGCGCCTCCCGAGTCCACAAAGGACGTACGACGAAGTACTGCCTGCCGATCGTAAGCAGCCGGTCACGGAAGCGACAAGGTTTTGTCCGATCTTGTCAGCGGCGGCGGTCTCCGGTTCGATGGCGGCATGACCGAACCCCGCATCTTCGGCGATCCGTACGAAACCCCGGACGGGACGACGGTGGTGCCGGTCCACCGGCCGGTCGGCGTGTTCGCGGTCCGCGACGGCCAGGCCCAGTGGGCACCGGCGGTCGACGCCACCCGCGTCGCCCTGCTGGGCGTGGGCATCGGACTGGTCGCCGCCACCCTCGCCGGGATCGCCATGGTGCACCGGCCGCCGTGGCCGGACCTGCGCGCACGCCGGCGCTAGCCCTTCGCCAGCGCCTGCACCCGGCCGAGCGGGCCGTTGTAGTAGTTCTGGTCCCCCGGCAGGCTGCCGGCGCGGGCGAACTGCCAGATGCTCTGCTTCTCCCACCCGGCCGGCAGTTCCCCGACGTCCGGGCCGTAGCGCGCCAGCCACAGCGGATCGGTGTTCCCGAAGCGGGCCGTGTTGCCCGTGCACTGCTTCCACCAGGCCGTGCTCGTGTAGATCAACGCACTGCGCTTGACCTTCGCCAGGTACGTGCGGGTGAAGTCCGCGATCCACGCCGTCAGGTCGGCCGGGTTCTTGCCGTAGCAGACGTCGCCGTACGGGTTGTACTCGATGTCGAGCGCGCCGGGCAGCGTGGTGCCGTCCGCGCGCCAGCCGCCGCCGTTGGCGATGAAGTACTCCGCCTGCTCGGCGCCGCCCGAGACGTCCGGGCGGGCGAAGTGGTAGGCGCCGCGGATGATGCCCGCCGCGTGCGCGCCGTCGTACTGCTGCCCGAACTGCGGGTTGACGAACCCGGTGCCCTCGGTCGCCTTGACGTAGGTGAACTTCGCCCCGGCGCCGGCCGCGGCGGCCCAGTCGACCGGGCCCTGGTGCCCGCTGACGTCGTGCCCGAGCGTCTGCCCGGGCGGGTCGGCCCGCGGAGTGCCCTGGACGCCTTCGTGACGGGCGATCTGGGTTCCCGCGTAGTTCGTGTCGGCCAGGGCATAGCCGGCTCGGGCGGGCGTCGCGACCACCACCGCCGCGAACACCGCCAGCGCGGTCGCACCCGCCAGCCCCGCCACGGTTCGGTTCATCCGGGCTCCGATCTCGGTAGCAGCAGGTCCGAAATCCATGCTGCCCGCCGTGCCCGGTCCCCGCGAGGCTTGTGTCACCCGATGCAGTGATCTTCAGAGTTCGGTGGTGATGATCGCCTCGACGAGCACTTCCCCGGCCGGGGTGAGCTCGACGACGCCCGGCCGCAACCGGACGAGGCCACGCGAAGCCAGCGAGCGGAACTTGCCCAGCCACGGTTCCGCGAACAGCGACCGCCCGGGGAACCGGGCGGAGTGCAGGGAATCCCGCAGCGGCTGCAACGTCGTCAGCGCCATCTTGACGGCCCGGGCCGCCTGCGCCTCGGGCGTGAACCGCGTCGCCGACCCCAGCGGGATCCGGCCGGAGAGCACGGTTTCGGGGTAGCGGCGGGAGTTCACGTCGGTGATCGCCTCGGACGCGCGGCAGCTCGAGCTGCCGCCCAGCCCGATCGCGACTTCGGCCTCCTGCTTGTCCTGGTCGACCATGATGGACTTCCACTTCTCCGGCCCGAGGCCGTCGCGCGCGAAGTACATCGTCGGGTGCTCGGTGTACCCGGCCGCGCGCAGCCCCTCGGTGAGCAGTTCCCGCATCTGGTACTGCTCGCCGAGCGTGGGCCAGCGGTGCCCGTCGCGCACCAGCTTGTCCCGGTAGGACGGCAGCTGCCACGCCGCCGGCTTCTCCCCGGTGACGCCGGTGCGGGTGTCGCTGTAGGACGCCAGGTGCAGCTTCGTGCACACCACCGCCGTGACTTCGTTCTCCAGCACGACGTCCAGGTCGCGGCGGACGCTGTCGAGCGTCTGGTCGAGCAGGCCGTACATGAGGTCGATGCTCACCCACTCGAAGCCGGCCGCCGTCGCGTTGCGGACGAAGTCGACGCACATCTGCGCGGTGTGCTCGCGGCCGCACAGCTCGAGCACGTGGTCGTCGAACGACTGGACACCGCTGGAAAGCTTGGTGCAGCCCAGTTCCCGCAGCAGCTCGAGCTTGGCCGGGGTGAACGTGCTCGGGTCGCCTTCGAAGCGGATCGTCGTGCGGTCGGTGAACCCGAAGTGCGCGCGGTAGAACTCCAGCAGGCGGCGGATTTCCGGCTCCGGCAGCAGCGACGGCGTGCCGCCGAAGACGTTGAACTCCCCCACCTCGGCCCCCGCCAGATGCGGCACGGCGTCGAGCCACAGCCGCGCCTCGGCGATGTTGAGGTCGACCCAGTCCGCCGCCTTCTCGATCTTGCCCTTGACCAGCACCACCGGGTACTGGCAGAACCGGCAGCGGTAGGCGCACGTGGGGATGTAGGACCACAGGTGGATCGGCCCGGACGGCGAAGCCAGCTGCGCGTCCAGGTCGCGCAGGAACTCCGCCGGCGAGCCGGGCACGTTGCCGGGGAACACGTGCGCCCCGAACGGGTCCTCCTGCACGAAGTCGAGCAGGTGCCGGTTCTCGGGCGCTTCGAGGACGTCGAGCACGGCGGGCCGCGGCCACGCCGGGTCGATCGCGTGCAGCGAGCCGACCGCTTCTTCATAACCCAGGCTCATCAGAACACCCCTCCGTTGCCGAAGTAGTTGTGGGCTTCTCCCGATTCGCGGTCCTCGCAGTAGTAGCGGACGAATTCCGCGAACCGTTCGGCCGGCACTTCCGCCAGGCACGGCGGCAGCGGCGGCGGGTGGCCGATGTCCGCGCCGACGTGCCGCCGCAGGCAGGCGAACAGTTCGTCGGCGAACTCGAAGTACAGCCGGTAGGACGGCGTCTTGTAGGCGTGGATCGGGGTGAAGTCGACGACCCGCATCTCGTGCCGGAGCTCACTGATCCGCCGGGCCAGCCGCGCGGCGAGATCGGGTCCGAAGAACGCGATGACGGCGTCGTCCTCCAGCAGCGCGGGCGTCAGGAGCACCGGCAGGATGGTGTTCTTCGGGGTGAAGTCCTTGATCGAGAACTCCCAGGCCTGCTGTGCCTCGGCTTCGGTGAGGTCGGCCGTCGCCGAAGGCGCCGACGGCCGGATGTCGCGCATGACGATGATGCCGTCCGAGCCGTAGGCCCGGCCGGCGATGACCTCGTCGATGGCGTGGTCGACGCGCCGTGGGTTGATCTCGACGCGCGAGCGCGGCGCGTAGGTGATCGCGTCGCCGCCGCTGGCGACCTTGATCCCGAAGTCCCAGTCGTCGGAGAGGTGGTTGACGAACTTGCCGTCCTGCAGCTGGTAGAAGATCTCGATGCCGCCGGCGCGCTCGTAGGCGTCGCGCTCGACCGCGAAGCCCTTGCCGTCGGGGAAGCCGCCGAAGAGCGCGAAGGTGACGGCGCGGCACCGCAGCGTCCGCTGGATCGCGTCCCACAGCCGTGGCCGCCCGGTGAAGTGCCCGGCGTTGTAGTAGTAGTCGCAGACGCCGATGGCGGCCTTGCTCGACTCCATCGCGGCGAACAGCTCGCTCAGCCAGTGCGGGTCGACCCGGCAGTCCGCGTCGGCGGAGACGAGGTAGAACCGCTCCCCCGGGTCGCTGTCGGGCCGGTTCCGGCTGCGGGCCGCGGCGAAGTCCATCCCCGCGCGCCGGGCGCACGAGACGCCCTGCTCGGGTTCGTGGATGACGTGCAGGGCCAGGTCCGGGTGCGCCGCCGCGAAGGCGTGCGCGATGGCCACGGTGTCGTCGGTGGAGTTGTTGTCGACGAGCACGACCTCGTACCGGCCCTTGTCCAGGGGCGCGTCGCCGTCGCGCTGGTCGTGCAGCGTCCGCAGCACTTCCGGGAGGTTCGCGGCCTCGTTGTACACCGGCAGCACGACGCTCAGCCGCGTCGCCGCGCCCATCGGCGGCGGGTACAGCCGGTCCACCAGGTCGTCGACGACGCGCGCGCCGAACCGCGCCTGCCCGAGTTCCGAGTTCACCCGCACCACTTCCGCCCGTTTCCCTTCGTCGGTGATCAGCTCGGCGACTTCCCGCGCGAACGCCGCGTCCGGCAGGTCGCGGGCCCGGATGTCCAGCACCGGCGCCCGGAAGCTGCCGTAGACGACGTCGTAGAGCTCGTATCCGCTGGTGATGTACGGCGTCCCGGACGCGATGGCCTCGCTGATCGGGTTGCCGTAGCTCTCGTAGTCGTAAGAGGTCAGGAACGACACGATCGTCGCGTGCGCGAGGAGGTCGCGCACGGAGTACCGGCCGGGAACGGCTGTGTCGTACGGGGTCAGCCAGCCGCCGAACACGACGCGCTCGCGCACCCCCAGGAGGTCTGCGAGGTCGACGAGCCGGGCGTGTTCGGTGGGCGTCTCGCCGACATCGCCGGCGACGAACAGCCACACGTCCGGCAGCAGGGCCAGCAGGTGCAGGTCCCGGTCGATGCGCTTCTGCGGGATGATCCGGGTGATCCGGGCCAGCAGCGGGACGCCTTCGGGAATCCCGTGGTCGCGCCGGAAAGCCGCGTTGCGGTCGTCGATGCGCGCGGGAGCGATGGCGAAACTGTTGGGCAGGACGTCGATGTTCGCCAGCTCCGGGACCCACTCCAGGGTCCGCGCCTTCGCCTGCTCGTGCAGCGCGAAGTAGTGGATGTGCGGGGAGTTGCGCGGCGCGGGGACGCCGGGGTACGGGAACGTGCCGTACTTGGCGATGCCGGGTTCGCTCTGCCACATCAGGTCGTGGTCGCGCCAGAAGACGAACCGGCCGAGCCGGTGGCGGGCGCCGTAGCGGCCGATGGCGGTGTACAACGCCTCGGTGTAGGCCAGGTTTTCCGGCAGGGTCCCGTTCTCGACCATCACGACGGTCACGCCGAGGCGTTCCCAGGTGGCCACGATCCGGTCCGCCAGCTCGCCGGCGACGCGATCGATCTCGGGCCGCAGCGCGTCGTCGCCGCCCTGCACGACTTCGCTCAGCACCCGCTCGACGAACTCGCGGTCGTAGCCGCGGATCCGCTCGACGCCTTCGACGCGGTCGAGCGTGACCCAGTCCGGCAGCAGCCGGGCCTCGTCGCGGTAGGGGCGGAAGAACGCGCCCTTGTCGGCCTTGATGTCGTACCCGAGGTCCAGGTGGACGCGGTGCCCGCGCGCGGCGAAGCGGTGCGCCGTCTTGAGGAACTCGACCACGACCCCGGACAGCGGAGTGGCGTCGAAGGACACGCCCCAGAGCACTGACATCGATGTCAAACCCCCGTATCGGCCTCGCCGTGGCTTCCAGCGTAAGCGCCGGGGCGCCGAACGGCCGGGTGAGCGCTTTCGTGGTTGACCGCGGCCGCCCGCAGCCTCCACAGTGACCGCATGAACCGGGCCCTCGGGGAAGCACCCGAGTACCCCACGCGGCTTCCGTGGTCCCACCACCCCGAAGCCGGATTGTGACGACGGACGGTAGCGCCGCGTCAAGGCGGGAAAGCGTGCCTTGACCCGGCACCACCGTCCGCGTGCCGGCTTCGGATCGGGGTGGCGGGGGAGGTCTGGGTGGTCGGTTCGCGTACTGAAGCGTCGGTTGGCGAGCCGACCGTCTGAGTACGTGACCCGACTGTCTGGGTGCGCGGGCCGACTGGCTGGGTACCCGACTTGGCCGACCGGGTGCGCCGCGGAAGCGGGTCGGGCGTCGGCGAGGTCGCCACCGCGCGCTGGACGGCGAAGGTGCTGGA is from Amycolatopsis mediterranei and encodes:
- a CDS encoding ABC transporter permease, which encodes MRPWLLGVMRVKELSILLVTIAAGSYFTVTSAAFNSPDNYQTIAQYVAPWAIIAAGQVMLLICGEIDLSAGFVFTLAPFLLMLFFVNGWPLWLALPGAIVVSTLVGVVNGLIRTLLNIPSFITTLGMAFLLQGLVLIISNARPVGAPKDSWVVDVFGGARWTEFLWAAGVVVVMQVVLSATRFGIHTQATGGNPVGAAESGIAVNRVKVVNFAITSTLAGLAGILQGTRVGSYDPTNGGFTTMFFAVASAVIGGTALLGGSGTVVGAFLGALLLGIVFDGFNLTGVSANAFNIVLGAAILVAMVLNVTLIMVRKRAGSRELT
- a CDS encoding sugar ABC transporter substrate-binding protein encodes the protein MLKYLGAGGGVVAAGAVLSACTGVQQAQNGGHSGPFPGNPGWRFVFVNHVTTNSFFVPTRSGLADAAALLGVPEPQWTGSENGNVAQMASAMETAINSKVDGIAVALTDDHAFVELTKRALGQGIPVIAYNASAAGNYPLTYVGQDLYLSGFRMGQRIAQKITSGDILVGISQPGGNNVQPRLDGITDALKQTAPGVRVQSVNTGAEQAGELNAMTAAFTGNSAAKGIYAVDAGSTAACAKLVADRGLAGKVGAGGFDLLDDTVAGVKGGALDFTIDQSPYLQGFLSVLYLYLFRLSGTLVAPPATDTGLTFVTKENVGPYATAHSRFEGGDNKDVIGMPSAIPLPPASVPGR
- a CDS encoding SigE family RNA polymerase sigma factor; translated protein: MHFEEFARAELPGSVRFAAVLTGDRELAQDVVQDALVRAHQQWRRVAAADRPELYLRKMVVNGYLSWRRRWYQRSVQATPDVTTFAEAATPDHADRIVDADRLARLLGALSRAQRAAIVLRFYEDLDDSEIAEVLGCAVGTVRSHISRGLGALRVQIADGKQVAC
- a CDS encoding protease pro-enzyme activation domain-containing protein translates to MRSRRQSKALLVSVLIAAVILPAAPAFAATPERVPVRWLEGTRSTHVVHDGTDTGPADPAAPVTAQVFLAGDSRSLAAYARAVSDPRDPRYGHYLTPEQTRARFGPAQRRIDAVSAWLRGTGLSIVSADSRAVVAQGTLAQAGEAFGTRFRTYTLYGIPFRAAVDPVTVPAAVGQDVLTVTGLTVATGTGRPPGPPPGSGSRKAPRAAARATVPTSPCPDHYGDTPATDLPPAYGHPAQWAPCGYTPRQVRDAYGITGTGLTGKGVTIGIISIGNEINTLPDANRFATEHGEPPFAPGQFTAYIPADARPEEASGEFAMDVQAAHAIAPEANIAFVVGSRARYGDDVLDSIVQIVDRHLADVVSGSVTVGATPGEAPDAIGAYERAFQEAAVEGITVTFASGDSGGGGIVDYPPSSPWVTAVGGTTLAIGPGNSYRWEIGWATDEVPLSGDGSSWEAAPPGYQGKASGGGTSTVFPQPFYQRGVVPASFAGSPAMRTLPDVAALADPDLCLLIGETEYNVDDSLSYKVGNGGGTSLSSPAFAGVEALLVQAHGPLGFANPALYARPLSAYHAIDGNPAGTPDTVAFAVEKYGFVDLITPGQYADANLVYAPGYNTVTGLGSPTRALIESFRRHRP
- a CDS encoding ClpX C4-type zinc finger protein, which translates into the protein MSAAVFARCSFCSKPNTEVDTLVAGPGVFICDGCVQLCVSVIEGKPADVPLIAPWEHDLPLEQVLSNLRPVSAASTQVQDNLAAWVGKARALGGTWSQIGEALGMTRQSAWERFA
- a CDS encoding GDSL-type esterase/lipase family protein, with the protein product MRRFAVLAAVSVAAAAVVSAPGAAGAGRTWFTSWAQSQDGRADTAVTGQSLRMITHLSQGGDAVRVRFQNTFGTGPLTIGHATAGPSAGGAAVTGVRDLTFFGRPAVTIPAGGEVWSDETRLATRPDSDLAVSMAVDGTAVPGRHGAALRDNYLTPPGSGDHAGDASGDAFTATVGATYVVSAVDVHNAALRGVVVPFGSSVVDGIGSTNCGSGCTEPGTNRRWTDDLARRIVTSSAPLAVANAGVSGTTSARSCPGMPPSVAGLDAASRLDRDVLALHGVTAVLYYYGTNDLAYGCDAATILDSYRSVFARLRAAGISVYVTPSTPRPGYGDQANLARHEIALFVERWNTCGGTCSGVVDFDTVLADPLKPNSIRPAYDNGDGIHANAAGQQALADFVSVPMLTRSGPAGHTMG
- a CDS encoding GH25 family lysozyme, with amino-acid sequence MNRTVAGLAGATALAVFAAVVVATPARAGYALADTNYAGTQIARHEGVQGTPRADPPGQTLGHDVSGHQGPVDWAAAAGAGAKFTYVKATEGTGFVNPQFGQQYDGAHAAGIIRGAYHFARPDVSGGAEQAEYFIANGGGWRADGTTLPGALDIEYNPYGDVCYGKNPADLTAWIADFTRTYLAKVKRSALIYTSTAWWKQCTGNTARFGNTDPLWLARYGPDVGELPAGWEKQSIWQFARAGSLPGDQNYYNGPLGRVQALAKG